A region from the Sulfitobacter sp. D7 genome encodes:
- a CDS encoding metal ABC transporter solute-binding protein, Zn/Mn family, with the protein MYRFTLPAAILASAASPLWADVPAVATDIAPVHALVSQVMEGVGTPDLIVPPRSSPHGYAMRPSEARALSGADLVVWVGPLLTPWLADPLESLASSASHLALLEQPGTRVLAFREGATFEAHDHGDEGDEDHGAEEHAEKGDDHEAHGHDAHGDEAHEEHDHEGHDHEQHDHDAHGDEAHEEHDHEGHDHEQHDHDAHGHAGQDDAGHDAPAPDEDHDDHGHDEAHAHSGVDPHVWLDPQNGQLWLGQIAEALAELDPDNAAQYRENAAAAQAELAALEEDIAKTLAPVKSRPFIVFHDAYHYFEARFDIEARGAISENDARAPGAARVSELRDLVAESGAKCVFAEPQFNPGLIAAVTEGQGTGTGTLDPLGADLEPGAALYADLLRGMAESMAACLSD; encoded by the coding sequence ATGTATCGTTTCACGCTCCCCGCTGCCATTCTTGCCTCTGCCGCATCGCCGCTTTGGGCGGATGTGCCCGCAGTCGCCACGGATATCGCCCCGGTTCACGCGCTGGTGTCTCAGGTGATGGAAGGGGTTGGCACGCCCGACCTCATCGTGCCGCCGCGCAGTTCGCCACATGGCTATGCGATGCGCCCTTCCGAGGCGCGGGCGCTGAGCGGGGCGGACTTGGTCGTCTGGGTCGGCCCGTTGCTGACCCCTTGGCTGGCCGATCCGCTGGAATCTCTGGCCAGCAGCGCGAGCCATCTGGCCTTGCTGGAGCAGCCGGGCACCCGCGTCTTGGCGTTCCGTGAGGGGGCGACATTCGAAGCCCATGATCACGGCGATGAGGGAGATGAAGACCACGGGGCGGAGGAGCATGCCGAAAAGGGGGATGATCACGAAGCGCATGGTCACGACGCGCATGGTGACGAGGCGCATGAGGAGCATGATCACGAAGGGCATGACCATGAGCAGCATGACCACGACGCGCATGGTGACGAGGCGCATGAGGAGCATGATCACGAAGGGCATGACCATGAGCAGCATGACCACGACGCGCACGGTCACGCAGGGCAGGACGACGCAGGACATGACGCGCCAGCGCCTGACGAAGACCATGACGATCACGGGCATGATGAGGCTCATGCGCATAGCGGCGTCGACCCGCATGTCTGGCTTGATCCGCAGAACGGTCAGCTTTGGCTGGGCCAGATCGCCGAGGCGTTGGCCGAGCTAGACCCCGACAACGCCGCACAGTACCGTGAGAACGCCGCCGCAGCGCAGGCCGAGCTTGCCGCCTTGGAAGAGGACATCGCCAAGACCCTCGCCCCGGTTAAAAGCCGCCCCTTCATCGTTTTCCATGATGCCTACCACTATTTCGAAGCGCGTTTTGACATCGAAGCACGCGGCGCCATCAGCGAGAATGACGCCCGCGCGCCCGGCGCGGCGCGGGTTTCTGAACTGCGCGACTTGGTGGCCGAAAGCGGCGCGAAATGCGTCTTTGCCGAGCCGCAGTTCAACCCCGGCCTGATCGCCGCGGTGACCGAAGGGCAGGGCACCGGGACCGGCACGCTCGACCCGCTGGGGGCTGATCTGGAACCGGGCGCAGCGCTCTATGCCGATCTGCTGCGCGGCATGGCAGAGAGCATGGCCGCTTGCCTGTCGGATTGA